CACGCACTTGCGCGCAGCAGCATGATCTTCTGGCAGAATGATTGGTACTTTAGCGATGTCGTTTATTACAGAGACATTAGCAATTTTATTTGGTAATTCATTAGAAAGTTCTATTTCAATTTGCTTATTATTATCGCAAAGCaaaggaaaatttataatattttctttttggataCTGTCATCTCCATAAAGTTTGGTTTCCACGGTAAATACATCTTTATCACAGACAGTttgattgttattaaattctaTAACATTTGTAGCATTTAATATAGTTTCCACTAATTCAATATTTGCAATCTCACAAGTCTTTCTACAAACTATATCTTTGCATACTGCTAAATCAGATGTTATATCTTGTGTTTCTGTCTTATCCAAAAGTACGGATGATTCGATATTTGTACTAACATTCCACGATTTGTTAGAGtcctttctttgtctcttacGTATCCAAGCATTTATTATagattcttcttcctcttcctcgctTACCGTGAGGCATTGATCGAAGATTTCATGAAATTTGGCACgaatcttttttcgttttctcttatttGCATTTGGATacgtttgattaaaaatattagaaatattgcaattctttttaattttgtcaaTAATTACGGTTTCACATAATTCACACGGCCGAATTGTTTTTAATTCGGTTACATCCATGCCGTTACGTACCTTtagattatctttttttttgtcatttgaAACAGTGGAGTCAGCCTCCATGGTTTTAGGTGCAAAATAACAACTTTTATCATCGCTAAATTCTTTTTCGCGCAATTCATTAGACTCGTCTAAAATAGACCTTAAGCTTTGTCTGTTTATTTGAAGAGGCACTTGTAACGTAtttgtatcattattatcggaGATTACTCCGTTTGTATTATTTTGCAGCGATACTCTTTTACCGGTTAATGCATTCGGCTTTTCATAATCACATTTAAATTTACATCTTTTTACTTTGTATTTATCCGAAGaatattctttccttcttttaattttatgtttaaatttaCTACCGTGTATCTTAATGCGATTATCAGCCACACGAGGTTTTCTACGATGCGACATTGGAACTATCCGCAATGTACTATCAGCGTTGGACTTGTCATTTCGTTTCTCAGAACATCTCGacgtttttttaatattttccgtGTTATTTAAATCTATCTTGTTCTTATCGTCCTTCTTCCGGTTGCATTCATTAGCGTGCAAAAATGGTATGAATTTGTTACGCTTGGCAAAAGCCTGTGTCCCATCCTTATCATCGACGCTGCGTACCATTTCCTTTGACCTAAAATAGacaatagatattaaataaaagaaattgtgCGCGCAACAACCATTTAGTTCCAATCAAATTACTCGACTTCTTTTACCGTCTTGGTTGAACGAGAGAATcgttttaatttgaattattaatgaaatcacAATTTGTTCGCACGTGAttttaaaggagaaaaaaatatctgcgAAAACACAcgacatatatacaatatatatattatacaaatttatgtCTGTACGGACTAGTCAAATAGTGTCTCGTGAAAGATCAAAAATGAACGAGAGATTCGTACTTGGCGCGAAATCGATACTAACCAACTCGACGAAACTTTCAATTTATACGCACACacagtattattaaaattacgaatcatatataattttgattcaACGTAGCCCGTgcacgtacgaacgaacgaggcGGCACGCAACTTGGGGGAGGGGAGGgtgtaaggaaaaaagaaaaaagaaaataaagaatttttctcttaGGCGTAATCTCATGCTCGTTACATCATCGTTATCgcggatgaaaaaaagaaagagagaaaaaaaccaaAACCAAAACCAAaaccaaaacaaaaacaaaattcatGGAAAATGCCTAACGACTAGAAAATCTATCCATACGTTCGAAGGACGAAAGCTCCGCGCGTAACAATTCTTGGATAGTAGATAAAACGTATCCTCCTGGACGATTTACGGTTCGACTTGGGATCGAATCGTCCATCGATTTGGTTCACGGTCTCGTCGCATCTCGAAGGACGAAAGGAAAGGACCGGTAGTAGAACgacggagaaaagaaaattcgcgaaagcgaggaagagaaagaatgccAAGCACATGACACCCGAGGAGAAGTTTCGACAGACACGATACACGTGGGCAGAGAGGAGGACACGGTGTCCCTTTCGactcgacgaacgaacgacccGACACACGCGGCGCACAGGTACAAATAATCGCGACAGGATCGAGATCGTTTCCTCGTCGTCATTGGCCCGATCCTTTCGAATCGTTCACGCCCCCTTGTTCTTAGGAACGTAACAGAACCGGTCGATCGTTACCGCCCATGTCGTAAACGCGTACGCATAATCCGCCAATAGCGTAATACGCCTCAAAATGCGATTGCCTTTGAATTTCCTTTATACGCGTTTATAACATTAATCCACGTACAGCCACGAACGAGCCATTCCGCGCGATCCGCCGCACAGGAGATCGAGTACTCGGAGGAAATATACGAGTCACGTGTGCCGCATTTACATAGCTTTTATCGTTGGTACAGAGATGCGTAGCGTCTGGGTTGCGAGTCAACGTCGTGCCGGCGACAAAAGTAATTTATACGATCGTTAGGAGAGCTCGATCAGGGGCCATTTTCGCGAAATATCGTAGGTACCGAGCCCGAGTAAAAGTTTGGGAAGCGCGCTGTCTTATCGTCAGTACGTATACAATACTTACAATCGATCGACAACGACGTACGATTTGGTGGTCAATTGTAAGAGAGCTTGTCGTAATCCGCTTCTCGAAAGGTTAAGCTTTTCCAGATCACGTTTCAACTGTAACAAATATTGCGAAATATCCCGATTAGTTAGTCTTTTTTGCGGCTTGAGAGAGATAAGAACGAGATCAGGAAGCAAAAAATTTCCTTTGTCTGATCCCCTTGTTACGAGAGAAGAAGGCATCGGTATACGATAAAACTTGACTATCGATTACAATATACTCGAACGTCGCATAAATCTTTCGTACGGtcagagagggaaagagaagagcgaaataaaataagaatcaaCCGTCTTGTTACGACCCGTTGTCGTTATTgcatcgtatattatatttcagtcTTCGTCAAACGTTGCGCTCGCAAGTGCGTATAACTCTGCCGTAGGCGTAAGTATGTACAAAGTCGAGCGATCGAAACGTACAATTTGCAAAGCAAACGTAACGACAAAGTAAATGTACAATTTGAAAATACATCGGAATAAGATTAGAATTTCATTCGTCTTTCTATTTGATTCGGTCCGACATGTCAGAAATTATCTATTCGTAGATAACTTGCTATGTCATGGACGCTTGACATTGATACGAACTTTATAAAGGttattacatatgtaaataaagaTTAGTTGACTTTGACTTTGTAAATAAACAGATATGCGTGTGTACGATTTACATATAACACATCGTTACAACATCCAGCTGTATAATCGCGCGTttctaatttacatttttgtcAAGTTACAATTCGAGTTTACGATTTACGTAAAACTTGGATAAAGATTCTGACTTTTCAAATTTTAGAAGGTAAGATGAAGAAGGCGTAGGCGTAATTGTAAAATCCGATCGAATCGTCGCGAACAACGATCCGTGCGTACCTTTAGTTTTCTTCTGCGAAGCGTTAAAAAAGCCTCGTCGTAGTCGCGAGTCGCTTTTCGataacctttctttttctttgaatccATATTATGTATTTGGCATATCTAAAAGCAGCGTCACGTCCGTCGAGAGAAACAAGAGACTGTTCCGATGAAAAAAGTGACGACGCGACGCAACGCATTCGAAGATAATCGAATCGAACTTTGTGCTCGGCGAAAGGACGAATCTATATCTCCTTTCGTCCTATAATTTTCGTCGAGGAGAGAAGgtaggaaaagggagagagagagagaggttagCAAGAGAAAAAGGCGGGAAAGTAAACATGCGGACGTACGACCGAACGAGAGTACTCACCTTTTGAAGCAGCTCCTGCCGGCGAGGACCCGCGTGAAAGAGCCACCATTTTAGTTTGTAGTTGTCGAAGATGATCGGTATATCGTCTCGCGTGCGAGACTTTATCGTATTCATTGCATTCAGAATGGACGGAGTAATCGCGACGCGTTCCGGCCGATGGAATGATTTAAGATCACTGTCGTCGAAGAGCGAAATAGGAGTtttatgtaaagaaaaaaaaccgaCTCGATCTTAGATGGCAGCGCATCGTggacgacgaacgaacgtattGAGAAATACTAGATACATACTAGAGTTATAAGGAGAGCCAAGCTATGCTCGAATACGCAACGAGACATCCTCCACTTCTACTCGTGTTTCATTGTTTTAAAAACGTTAATTCGGTTTATGCGATCGCTCCGCCCCTTGTTACGTGCGCTCTAGGAGCACTTCGTGGAACTAAGTGGACTATTACGACGATcctttgtttactttttaccTTTGTCCGAGGAGctgcgagagggagagagagatacaagaaaaaaacgtcCTTCGTATCTCCGTCGGAACGAGCAACACGAGAAACTTTTGAACCGAAGGAtctgcgaaaaaaaaagaacgacgaaCGTTTGTCTCGTTGCGAACTTCACTCGCGTCGAATCTATCGTCGAGATGATCGGGGTCGGCCTTGTCTCTCCGCTTGAGAAGCGTCGCATCTCGATCGCATTTCGATCGCATTTTGACGTTAACTCGAAGATGATATTTCGCCGATGTTGCGTAATTCGAAATCCTAGATATCGTCCGATGCTCTTAAGCGTACGCCGAAGTGAACGCAGTGTcctcgaaaagaaagaagaaaaagttttctgCAAAAGTGCTTCCTCcttctaaagaaaatatacgtaGATCAGGTTAagggttctctctctctctcacgaaCCAGATGTTTCGAACCTTTCGTCGTTTACAAAGAAATCTTTCGTCCAAAAAGTCGCGAATGaatcgaagatataaaaaaattaagaagggAAGAAATGTAATCGATATGCGtcattataatttacattagTCGTACATTATTTCAACTATTCGATGATCTTTGCGTGCGTTCGATATTCGTTTTATCGGGATCAAACGACGTAGTCGCATAGTTCTTCCATAAAACTGTTCTAGTTcgttctgtaaaaaaaaatgactcGTATGATTTGCAATCGAACGAACGTAGGTGTGATTTTGCTTACGTTTCCGAGGAGACGTTCGTAACCGTATCAGGATCCTTTGTAAAGCGATCTGCATTGTTTTGAGTTAAAAGATAAGGAGGAATCGTATGATTACCAGGAAGTATACGCCAAAAACCGGAACTATCGGTATATTCGATAACGCTATCGGTAGTTATGGTTTTAATCGTTACATATTCTTCTAATTCCGATTCCTTTTCGTCCTTGTGCGATATCTCTGTAtcctttcgatcgttcgtgttAGTATTATTGTCGCTAcgaaatgtatattaaatcgtttcaaaagacgagagaaaaaatgatggAATTTTTACAAGTTCGTCGCGTTTCTAAAATGGAAAGGATCGATGGTCGCGTACATACGCACGCGCGTGTACGTATatcgcgcgcgcacgcacgcacacacacacttacCTTTCCAAAATGGTAATTTGACCAAGATGTATCGAAGCCCAAAGAAGGGTGCagaacattattaaaaatacagtCCACACTAGTAACCATTTTATGCTACTTAATGTCATATCATTCGATCGCTGATAAGTTTAAGAAAGCTGTCACGATTTTTCGATCGGTTGTTTGTAGCACACGCGCCGCCGCGTGTGTCTATTTCactttcgattaatcgatatgATCGCGCTCGAGTCGTGCCTTACATagtttgcattttttttttaagtgtaAATTATACGTCAAGCTGCGTACAACGAAACTACTATGTTGAAAacaatcgatatatattttacgatgaTGAAATATATTCCTCGTGCGTGCGcgataaaatatacgataaaaatatcgtagaattgtctttcaaataatttcatctCGCAATTAGCATACGTTTTATCGTTacaaaactaaaaaataaaatacgtgtACGACGTATCGTTAAATACGATAAATGAaatctcgatcgatttatcgacgAGCGGCAACTGAAAATCTTGAACGCTAGATGTCGTCCGTTGAGAGTTTTGTTATCGACTGGGTATACGCGTGCGTATGTAAGCTCGCGATATACGAGCCATCTGGCGTTCGacgaaagaaacagagaaatttatttcgcgatCTAATTTCAGGATCTCGTTAAATATTGTGTTTTTGATCGATCGTATATCCATGTCCTTGATGTTAAACGAGGTAATCGACGAGCGTTCGGAGTCGTAGAATAcgattaagaatatatatatttacgaatgTTGCGAAATACATGTgcatgtgtgcgtgcgtgcgcgttTATATGTACATGCTGAAGGGTGCGATGGAAACATAACCTCCTTCCggaatcgaaagaaatctggaacaaaaaggaaattttgTGACATTTCCCATTATGCGCGAATTTAATCCGTGTCGATTAATTACAAATGTTGAAGAAATTGATCTCTGAAGATATCCGGGTATACGATGAATTTGATAGGTATATAAGTACACCTAACCGATAAAAATGCACAAAGGTTCATGCAGAAAAGTTTAAAGTTTTGTGTTCAGTTACGGAATATAGAATCATGGGAGGATACACGGGATTGGTTAGAATTATTCGTCGACGTCTGGTTTTAGGACTTATATTTACGTTGTCGCTCACTTATTGcgctttttctttatttcgcaACGAGGTAAGCCTgtgcttcttcttttaagGTTAGCGTTTCTTCGCGCTCGTACGATTAATACCACGATAGGATAATTATATCCGTTACAGAGAAAATCAACGGAGTTGGATAGCGATCTCGATGATATGGAGgcaatgataataaatgacaacaacgacgatatGATATCCGACGACGACGTTCCGTCTCAACAGCTGAAAGCATCCGGTAAGCCTCAGTCCTGGGGGATGGATGTTCCGAACGAAGGGGGCAACGAAAATGCGTTAGGTATAGACTCGCCGTCTAATTTGAACGACAGTGACACGTCCGATCGACCATGCCGCAATTCTGTACAGGTATTCGTAAAATGTTACCTCGAAACGCGTTACGTTATCGAGGCAAAAAACGATGAAATCACTTTTCAGGGCAAAGTATTAATAGTGGACGAGCACGGAGTAGTTTGCGCCAGGCACGAACTTTTGTCCAACGGTTGCTGTAGCAGGGAACAGAAGCAACCGTCCAAAGCGGAAGAGACCGTGGTTACGGCTGTGCTTAAGGAAAGATACAGTTGCAAGACGTGCAACGCTCAAGGATGCTGCGCCATTTACGAATATTGCGTTTCCTGCTGCTTACATCCTGCCAAGGTATTCCTTTGTAGGGTTAATCTTTGTATGTTGTCGTAAACGTCTTTATTTCGATAcagaaattattatcatcgttatgtTGACAGCATATTAAGGGAAAGAAGGATATCGTGGAAAGTGGTAAAAATCATCAAAGGATAAAGGAAGACGATGCGGTAAAGGTGCGCCTTCGCAACATGGATCGATTTCAAACTTGCCTCGCCGCCTGTCGTACTTCCAGCGCTAGCGTGCGACACGAGAACACCTATAAAGATCCTCATTCGAAACATTGTTACGCCGTTCAACCACCTTATAATCATCAACGACATCGTCGTGATATCAAGTCATTGAATAATAATCGCGACAACGACGGTGTTGTCGTTGCATCTTCTTCTGTCGTGCAATTGATTACTCCTGACTGAGTACCGATAAATTTCCTTTCCTATCGTCGTCGAACCGTTTCAACCGAGAATCGTTATCGCTTTGAGAATAGTTACCGCATACGTAGACGAGAGAGGTCCTCTACAAGGAGGATCGAGCGCCGCGTACGAGCGTGGATTTAATTTTCCAGATATCCTTGTACGTTAAATTCCAATCAGGGTATCGTTTTTTTAAAGTCGTCAGAACCTCATTTCGAATTCGTTTCTCTATTAGATCTCTGGCCTAGACGAATGACATTGTTTCTCGTTAGTTggatagaaaacaaaatagatgaaacgtaaaaaaaCTCGTGACGCATCCACGTACCTCGACGTAGTAACAATCGGAGGAAGCGTAATGGCAAGAAATGGCTTTTCTCGATCCGTTGGATCGATTAACGTCGGATCCGTGTACGAGCAAAGGATGGAAGAAGACGGTATCGCCGGGTTTCATTTCGATGTAGGATTTGTCCATGGATGGTAAATTcttaaaaacgttaaaaagatagaaaaaattaccATTACGCGAAGTATGCTGGGCGAAAATCTTACCAGGGCGGGGTCACCTACCAGAATGCCGTGATAAAACTTGTTGACCGTGTTCGGTTTCGAACCGGGAGGATAATCGTGTTCGTACAGTTTGTCGAGCGCATGACTCCCAGGGATAACGTAAAGGCAACCGTTCGAACGATAAGAAGGCTCTATCGCGGTCCACGCTGCGACCACCTTGTCGGCTGGCCGGAAAGGGAAGTAATAAAGGTCCTGATGCGGTGGATGTCTAGAAAAATTGTTGGAGTTTCGATCGGCGATGTGTGCGATACGACGAATCACATACAACGTAGGTATAAGCGACGAAGCATTAGAGATTCTTACGAGCTCGAACCCGATCCCAGGTCCGGCGGTTTCGCTATTAACATGCTGTGCATGGCCATTATGTTAGGACCCGTGAAACACTCGACTATATCCAACAGCTTGTCATGTTGGAGATATTCTTGAAAAACTTGGTCGTGATTAATGTCTTGTATCTTGTTGACCGATTTCTTATCGGTTATATCCCGCATAATCGTGATGTTTCCTGGATCGATCTTCTTGGCGATGATGTCGTCGTATCTAGAAAATAGGAACTACATCCTTTAAAAATATcctcgatcggtcgatcgtaTTCCTTTACCTCTCGGAACACTTGTCCAATATGTATCGCGGTATGAGATCGGAGATGATTAAAAATCCATTCTTCTCGTAGAACAAGCGTTGGTTGAAAGTCAAGCGATCGTTGTTCCTGGTAAAACGGAATAGCGTCGATAAACCTGCCATTCTTTATGATCCCTTCGCTATCGGGAAAACGCAAATATCCTAAATGAGCGTCAAATctggaagaagaataagaaacgtTTGTTAGAGAGAGGTATATCGTACgttcgtgcgtgcgtgcgtacagGGAGCGCGATGGAAAAGCTCGATACGTATTCCGATgacgaaatgaatttcttcttcctattaGGGAACTTGTGAATATATCGCCGTCGAAAATGACGATGTCAAACTCGAAGAAATTCGGAGAATCGGGAGTTTGCGCGTGAAAGCGTTGGAAAAGCGCCGACGTAGGTCGGCGTTATACGTTAGGGAGGGTGGAGGGCCGCATGTCGGATCGTAGCGACCCTCCTTCCCGTTCGGAACGTGCGCGTTTCTCGGCATCAGCACGTGGCATCGAAGGGAAGGATATACCAGGGGGGTGGCCGCAAACGGCGACGACCCTcgctcgtcgtcgttgctgctcgcgcgcgagcgagcgaacggcCGTGCGAACCCGTCTCCTTCCAAAgagagtaaatattttttctatttcttcgtttttataattGGTAAATTGCTAAAAAACGCAATTGCGACGCGTCgttattcctcttctttcctttctttcatttttcttcgttctctcgcttctctctctctctctcttttctttttaattctcgcTCCTctgactttttctctttttgaaagagagaaaaaatcaagatggaaagaaatatttttccaatctttctttttaaaatctcGGGAGTGAAAATCCATGTGTCCGAAGGTCGGCGTTGCCTACGAAGATCGAGCCTGTAATCGACGCGATGGCGTGATCGACGTCGATGTATCCTCGTGGGGTAAGTATACGATCTTCTTCGTCGAAACGGAACAACAGGTGTTTCGTCGCTTTCGCGACCCTCGAGACCAGGATTTCTCTCTGATATCTTTCGACGTTGATTTTCATCTTGAACGATAAGATTGCGAGGGTAGAACGTACGACTTTCGCTCGCTAACGCGCTTGCTTCCGTGGTCTCATAGAATGGAAACGAGTTTACGAAGCTAGGCAGACAAAATCGATGTACATCGTGTTAATAATGAAGAGGGAAGGTCTTCAACCTTTCGAGAACCAGCCGTGCCGTAGGACCGACCACCTTTGCGATGTAGATATGCATATGTACGCGTACGTgtgtgtaagtatatatgcatgcaccTACGCAAATACAAAcatgcacgcacacacgcacgaaCGAGTGTACACGCGGTTTCCTCGGCTCGACGATACTTTCGTCGTAACTTATTTCGTACATAGAATGTAGATTTCTGTCTAACGAAGAAGTTGATTAATTTTCCGATTTTTCACAAAGATCGATAACGATATCGCGTTTTATCGTCTCGAGATGTCTCGATTATCTCgttgaaaattaattggaGCTTTAGTTTCGTTTCCCTTTAATCTCTCCCAAGGATGCGTCGCGATACGAGTACGTTCTCGTGTACGATAACGGCGAGAAaagttttcgaagaaaattacgaaagaaaaaatggaagggACGAGAAGGTAAAGGGGAGAGAATTCGTGTATACTACCCAAGATAGCCGACTTGGCTGAGATACCGAACAAACTACTTGGCTAGACATCGCGGCACCCCTGTCCTCGGCTCGATGAAGAAATGCTTCCTGGCAAGAGCATTGCTCGCGAcatctctttcgaaaaattctaACGTAGTCGGTCGTTCCAGTTCCTTAACCGAAAAATAAGCCGTTCCTTTCCTGGATATATACCTGCACGCGTATCTACGTGATGTTACTTTAAGAAGTCAAATTCGACGTAACGATTCCGTGACTTCTCACAAAAAATTCAAACCGATTTCTTCGGGTTGACtcgaaatttaatttcgaacgaatgacgtgatacgtacgtacgtacatcatTGGAGAATCGTTTAAATactttgaaaagaagaaaaaggaacaagaaagggaatatttatcgataagaGAAAAGTTATTAGGACGTTGgtgtatttgttttatttttcatccaactgcaataagtataaaaaagaatgtttccTTTATAGCTTGAGAACAAAAGTTGGTAAAGTTTTCGTACTTGTTCGTGGTATATACTCTTGCAAGATTTTTCCCTTTAATATCTCGAGAATGATTTAAAAcgaacgatgaaaaatttgaGGAATTTACTCGgtagagaatataaaagaaaattccatcGGTTCGACTCTAGAAGCTACGCATCGAAAACCAATAAAAATCGAGTCAACGCCGGTGTAACGTTTTTCATTCGGAGTTAGCTTTAAAATTGATTACCGCAATAGAGCTAAACTATCTCAAACGTTTTGtacaaagaaagaacgttTTTTCGCGCAAGAGAAACTAACGTTTCTATGGTCGATCGACCGAAAGATCGGAATTCTTTCCAAATCTTCTTCGTGAACTCCTTTAGAAGTGACCTTCTCGAGAGACTCGTCGATAACTCGTCGATAACTCGCCGATATGCTACTACTTGGAATCGAGACATTTTATCacattgttttgttttaatggaaattaatggagaaaataaacgaaatgaaaaaaaggaaaaatcaaatagGGTATAAACGGAGACGTACTCGTGCGAGACGAGTATGGGCTTCGGGCAATGTAATTAGCGTAAAGTAAAGTTTGTTCCATTAAATTTAGTTCGACGGTGACTCCTCGTACGATTTTATTCGAGAAAGTTTGACGGAGTGATCGCGCATCGAAGAACGAGTTACGAGGTAACTACCGGGATCGGTGCTCGatcgagagagggagagtgaaaaagagacgaGACGTCGGAGAGAaatctttcgttttccttctttctccctccccccctttctctctttacttatACTCTatcgtcttcttcgttataTCCCCTTTGGTTTCGTTCCCTTCGCGCCTCGTGGAATAAAAGTCTACTTAAAGTCTATCCaaggaaaagggagaacgATCGAGATGAAAAGAAGGGAGATGCAAGGAAGTTAAAGGCGGTATCCTTTATGGTTGTCTTAACGAAAGTAGGACATACAGTCGAATCGATATGTCAGTCGTCGTTCAGTTTCAATTCGGTATTTGGATCGATACTCGTCGGTGTAACGTCTACCTTCGATGTTCCTGTCTATGTCCTACGTTCGTAGAAAGCGAAGCTTACGGGCGTTTAAAGAGCTACGGGAGATCAGCTGACAAGGGATGTAGATATCTATGTAAAGGGAGACGCACGGTAGGTGGGCGGGGAAAAATAGGAGGAATAGATAGAAGGGTataatggaaagaaagagcgaacgTTAAGGAGAAATAAAGATCGACGTTGAATACAATCGATCGAGGAACGCGCGAGAATATAACGATCGCTCGTTCTTCGTTTCATcgtcgttaaataaaataattatgtaatatttactcAAGGGAATGATACGTACTTTGCGTCGCGAACGATGTTGGACGATtacaaattctatttttttcttttttctttttttttttttttaacatcgatACGTCATTTCGCGTAGGCGCGATCGATAGTTCACATTTGTACACTATC
This genomic stretch from Vespula vulgaris chromosome 21, iyVesVulg1.1, whole genome shotgun sequence harbors:
- the LOC127071227 gene encoding phytanoyl-CoA dioxygenase, peroxisomal-like, which codes for MAGLSTLFRFTRNNDRLTFNQRLFYEKNGFLIISDLIPRYILDKCSERYDDIIAKKIDPGNITIMRDITDKKSVNKIQDINHDQVFQEYLQHDKLLDIVECFTGPNIMAMHSMLIAKPPDLGSGSSSHPPHQDLYYFPFRPADKVVAAWTAIEPSYRSNGCLYVIPGSHALDKLYEHDYPPGSKPNTVNKFYHGILNLPSMDKSYIEMKPGDTVFFHPLLVHGSDVNRSNGSRKAISCHYASSDCYYVEARDLIEKRIRNEVLTTLKKRYPDWNLTYKDIWKIKSTLVRGARSSL
- the LOC127071225 gene encoding SREBP regulating gene protein codes for the protein MNLIVTEYRIMGGYTGLVRIIRRRLVLGLIFTLSLTYCAFSLFRNERKSTELDSDLDDMEAMIINDNNDDMISDDDVPSQQLKASGKPQSWGMDVPNEGGNENALGIDSPSNLNDSDTSDRPCRNSVQGKVLIVDEHGVVCARHELLSNGCCSREQKQPSKAEETVVTAVLKERYSCKTCNAQGCCAIYEYCVSCCLHPAKHIKGKKDIVESGKNHQRIKEDDAVKVRLRNMDRFQTCLAACRTSSASVRHENTYKDPHSKHCYAVQPPYNHQRHRRDIKSLNNNRDNDGVVVASSSVVQLITPD